The following are from one region of the Nostoc cf. commune SO-36 genome:
- a CDS encoding PstS family phosphate ABC transporter substrate-binding protein, which translates to MSQKNETLSLFLAVVITIGLIFGGLWFLMERWAQLNGTVAKTSGNSNTGNPINQFVNNRCNVPNLPDGTFNYGGSTTWAPIRKDVDSVLESLCPQFTLRYTQSPSGQAGSGTGIRMLIDNQLAFSQSSRSVKAEENTEAKQKEFSLKEISVAIDGIAIAVNHNLNIPGLTVAQLKEIYTGKITNWQQVGGPNLPITVYSRSQEAGGTVEFFVENVLNKANFGSNVNYIGTTTEAVRKIAMNTGAIYYASAPEVVPQCTIKSLPLGRTSGQFVPPYQEPFIPQSECPSKRNQLNSQAFRSGDYAITRNLFVIVKQNGQTDQKAGEAYANWLLTPQGQELIEKAGFVKIK; encoded by the coding sequence ATGTCTCAGAAAAACGAAACTCTTAGTCTTTTCTTAGCCGTTGTCATCACTATTGGTTTAATCTTTGGTGGTCTATGGTTTCTTATGGAACGGTGGGCGCAACTAAATGGAACTGTTGCTAAAACTTCGGGAAATAGCAACACAGGTAATCCCATAAACCAGTTTGTCAACAACAGATGTAACGTGCCGAATCTCCCCGATGGGACATTCAACTATGGTGGTAGTACAACCTGGGCACCCATCCGTAAAGACGTAGACTCCGTACTAGAAAGCCTGTGCCCTCAATTTACTTTACGCTATACTCAATCTCCTTCCGGTCAAGCAGGATCTGGAACTGGCATTCGAATGTTGATAGATAATCAACTAGCTTTTTCTCAATCTTCTCGCTCAGTTAAAGCTGAAGAAAATACAGAAGCTAAACAAAAAGAATTTAGTTTGAAAGAAATTTCGGTGGCTATTGATGGTATTGCGATCGCAGTTAACCACAATTTGAATATTCCTGGTTTAACTGTCGCTCAACTCAAAGAAATCTACACTGGTAAGATTACTAATTGGCAACAGGTTGGTGGGCCAAATTTACCAATTACAGTCTACTCTCGTAGCCAAGAAGCTGGGGGAACAGTGGAGTTTTTTGTAGAAAATGTTTTAAATAAAGCCAATTTTGGTAGCAATGTTAATTACATTGGCACGACCACAGAAGCAGTACGAAAGATAGCGATGAATACTGGCGCAATTTACTATGCTTCTGCCCCAGAGGTTGTACCCCAGTGTACGATTAAGTCCTTACCACTAGGTCGCACAAGCGGTCAATTTGTGCCTCCGTACCAAGAACCGTTTATACCTCAATCTGAATGTCCCAGTAAGCGTAATCAATTGAATAGTCAAGCATTTCGTAGTGGAGACTATGCAATTACCCGGAATTTATTTGTAATTGTTAAACAAAATGGTCAAACAGACCAAAAAGCTGGTGAAGCTTATGCCAATTGGCTGCTCACACCTCAAGGTCAAGAATTGATCGAAAAAGCTGGATTTGTCAAAATTAAATGA